The following proteins are encoded in a genomic region of Coffea eugenioides isolate CCC68of chromosome 6, Ceug_1.0, whole genome shotgun sequence:
- the LOC113773200 gene encoding DNA mismatch repair protein MSH7 — MQRQKSILSFLKRPSAEQQNSGGRDNGIDGGRAPHFPPKHQNQIGAGIEFTKAISTSTIDDSVDDVRGTDTPPEKVPRQIFPVNGIESGSKNSLFSSIMHKFARFDTTKISCNEKEASVSNNICSVLDKSKSQKEFEDGNLISKQIGRQSICHTNGTTKQESEGCPLVVGTDDIDVLGPDTPGMRPSVPRLKRLHDDICNFEQKSGFSKSNATKRVKFLQDLDGEKKYLEDSEMASKFEWLHPSRIKDAKGKRPGDPLYDQRTLLIPPDALRKMSASQKQYWEVKCQYMDVVLFFKVGKFYELYELDAEIGHKELDWKMTLSGVGKCRQVGISESGIDDAVQKLIDRGYKVGRVEQLETSEQAKSRGSASVIQRKLIGVLTPSTTTEGNIGPNAVHLLAIKEDCFCPDNGSTSFGFAFVDCAALKFWVGSISDDASYAALGALLMQVSPREVIYDSQGLSKEAQKALKKYSLTGSTVSMLTPALHADFGNASEVRNFIQLKGYFKESLNRWDHILEGIMHQDLALCALGGLTNHLSRMMLDDTLHNGDVNSYQLYKGCLRMDGQTLVNLEIFNNNADGAQAGTLYKYLDNCVTASGKRLLRNWICHPLRDVEKINHRLDVVEELIAHSDIMLLVAQYLRKIPDLERLLGRVKASINSSAVLLLPLIGSKKLKQRVKAFGSLVKGLRIGMDLLLLLQKEGFMTSSLAKVLCLPLLIGNDGLDKFLAQFEAAIDSDFPNYQDHDATDSSAETLSILMELFLEKAMQWSQVIHAISCLDVLRSFAVTTSFSSGAMCRPKILPHSRSVDSETGGPILSIEGLWHPYALGENGGLPVPNDMHLGGNNSIYNPCTLLLTGPNMGGKSTLIRATCLTVILAQLGCFVPCQTCVLSLVDIIFTRLGATDRIMTGESTFLIECTETAAVLQTATQDSLVLLDELGRGTSTFDGYAIAYAVFRYLVETVNCRLLFATHYHPLTKEFASHPRVSLQHMACSFKLKSKKSSPGEQELIFLYRLASGPCPESYGMQVAKMAGVPEMVVESASGAAQIMKKLIGESFKSSEQRANFSTLHEQWFKTLLAISRAPETDSDDKFDTLFCLWHELKSSKKMGAIKNI; from the exons atgcagcgtCAGAAGTCGattctttcatttctcaaaaGACCGTCGGCGGAGCAACAGAACTCCGGCGGCCGAGATAACGGGATTGATGGCGGCCGAGCTCCTCATTTTCCTCCCAAACATCAGAATCAGATTGGAGCTGGTATTGAATTTACCAAAGCTATTTCTACCTCCACAATTGACGATTCGGTTGATGACGTCAGAGGAACCGATACTCCGCCGGAAAAAGTGCCGCGTCAGATTTTCCCCGTCAACGGCATTGAGAGCGGAAGCAAAAATTCGCTCTTCTCCAGTATCATGCACAAGTTCGCGAGATTCGATACTACGAAAATATCTTGCAATGA GAAGGAAGCAAGTGTCTCAAACAATATTTGTTCTGTTCTGGATAAATCTAAGTCGCAGAAAGAGTTTGAAGATGGAAACTTGATTTCTAAGCAAATAGGGAGGCAAAGTATTTGCCATACTAATGGGACAACAAAGCAAGAAAGTGAGGGATGCCCATTGGTTGTTGGAACTGATGACATTGATGTTCTTGGACCAGACACGCCAGGCATGCGACCTTCAGTCCCTCGGTTAAAAAGGTTACATGATGATATTTGTAATTTCGAGCAAAAGAGTGGTTTCTCCAAGTCAAATGCTACCAAAAGGGTGAAATTTCTTCAGGATTTAGATGGTGAAAAGAAATATCTAGAGGATTCTGAAATGGCTAGCAAGTTTGAATGGCTTCATCCTTCAAGAATCAAGGATGCTAAGGGAAAAAGGCCAGGTGATCCTCTATATGACCAAAGAACACTCTTAATACCACCAGATGCTCTAAGAAAGATGTCGGCATCACAAAAGCAATATTGGGAAGTTAAATGTCAATACATGGACGTGGTGCTTTTCTTTAAAGTG GGAAAGTTTTATGAGCTCTATGAACTTGATGCTGAAATTGGTCACAAGGAACTTGACTGGAAAATGACATTAAGCGGGGTGGGTAAATGTCGACAG GTTGGGATATCTGAGAGTGGGATTGATGACGCTGTTCAGAAATTGATTGATCGTGG CTACAAAGTTGGACGGGTTGAGCAGTTGGAGACCTCAGAACAAGCAAAATCGAGAGGTTCTGCTTCT GTTATTCAAAGGAAGCTAATTGGCGTTCTCACACCATCCACCACAACTGAGGGCAACATTGGGCCAAATGCTGTACATCTTCTTGCAATAAAAGAG GATTGCTTTTGTCCAGATAATGGTTCAACTTCTTTTGGGTTTGCTTTTGTCGACTGTGCTGCATTAAAATTTTGGGTTGGTTCCATCAGTGACGATGCTTCTTATGCAGCTTTGGGGGCTTTGTTGATGCAA GTGTCACCTAGGGAAGTGATCTATGATAGTCAAG GACTGTCCAAAGAGGCACAGAAAGCATTGAAAAAGTACTCGCTAACAG GTTCTACTGTATCAATGTTGACTCCAGCTCTGCATGCTGATTTTGGTAATGCATCAGAAGTGAGAAACTTCATTCAGTTGAAGGGTTACTTCAAAGAATCTCTTAACAGGTGGGATCACATTCTTGAGGGGATTATGCATCAGGATCTTGCGTTATGTGCTCTTGGAGGCCTCACTAACCATTTATCCCGAATGATG TTAGATGACACTTTACATAATGGAGACGTTAACTCGTATCAACTCTACAAGGGTTGTCTAAGAATGGATGGGCAGACACTTGTCAATCTTGAGATTTTTAATAACAATGCTGATGGTGCTCAGGCAG GTACATTGTACAAATATCTTGACAATTGTGTCACTGCATCTGGTAAACGGCTTTTAAGGAACTGGATCTGTCATCCTCTGAGAGATGTCGAGAAAATCAATCATAGGCTTGATGTTGTTGAGGAGCTTATAGCACATTCAGATATCATGTTACTTGTGGCTCAATATCTTCGCAAGATTCCAGACTTAGAGAGGTTGCTTGGGCGTGTTAAGGCAAGCATTAACTCTTCTGCTGTGCTCTTGCTGCCACTGATTGGCAGCAAAAAATTGAAACAGCGA GTTAAAGCGTTTGGATCACTTGTTAAAGGCCTGCGTATTGGAATGGATTTGTTATTGCTATTACAGAAGGAAGGGTTTATGACATCTTCATTAGCAAAAGTTCTTTGTCTTCCTCTGTTAATTGGTAATGATGGGCTTGATAAATTTCTTGCACAATTTGAGGCAGCAATTGACAGTGACTTTCCCAATTATCAG GACCATGATGCTACAGATTCAAGTGCTGAAACACTATCAATTTTAATGGAACTTTTCCTAGAGAAGGCTATGCAATGGTCTCAAGTAATCCATGCTATAAGTTGCTTAGATGTACTAAGATCATTTGCTGTAACCACAAGTTTTTCTTCTGGGGCTATGTGTAGACCAAAAATTTTACCTCATTCAAGATCTGTAGATTCAGAGACAGGAGGACCAATACTTTCAATTGAAGGTTTATGGCATCCGTATGCCCTTGGTGAGAATGGAGGATTGCCTGTTCCGAACGACATGCATCTTGGGGGCAACAATAGTATTTATAATCCCTGTACTTTGCTTTTGACTGGACCTAATATGGGTGGGAAGTCAACCCTTATACGTGCAACTTGTTTAACTGTTATACTAGCTCAG CTGGGCTGTTTTGTGCCTTGTCAGACTTGTGTCCTTTCACTTGTGGACATCATATTTACACGGCTTGGAGCCACTGATAGAATTATGACAGGCGAGA GTACCTTTCTTATTGAATGTACTGAGACAGCAGCAGTGTTACAAACTGCCACACAAGATTCCCTTGTCCTCCTTGATGAATTGGGTCGAGGAACTAGCACATTTGATGGCTATGCAATTGCATATGCT GTATTCCGTTATCTTGTTGAAACAGTGAACTGCCGTTTGTTATTTGCTACACATTATCATCCTCTCACGAAGGAATTTGCTTCTCATCCTCGTGTTTCACTGCAACATATGGCCTGCTCTTTTAAGCTGAAGTCCAAGAAGTCATCTCCGGGTGAGCAGGAACTGATTTTTCTATATAGGCTAGCTTCTGGACCATGTCCTGAGAGCTATGGTATGCAAGTGGCGAAAATGGCTGGGGTCCCTGAGATGGTTGTTGAAAGTGCTTCAGGGGCTGCTCAAATCATGAAGAAGTTAATAGGAGAAAGTTTCAAGTCAAGCGAACAAAGGGCTAACTTCTCTACCCTGCATGAACAGTGGTTCAAAACTCTGCTGGCGATATCCAGGGCACCTGAGACTGATTCTGACGATAAGTTTGATACATTGTTTTGCTTGTGGCACGAGCTCAAGAGCTCAAAGAAAATGGGAGcaattaaaaatatttaa
- the LOC113775856 gene encoding multiprotein-bridging factor 1c yields the protein MPSRFQGAIKQEWEPVVLQKSRPKAQDLRDPKAVNQALRTGGQVQTFKKADAGANKKAAPPAVNARKLDEAEEPAALGRVSTEVRQAIQKARIEKKMSQAELAKQINERPQVVQEYENGKAVPNQAVLAKVERVLGVKLRGLRK from the coding sequence ATGCCGAGCAGATTTCAGGGGGCGATCAAGCAGGAATGGGAGCCGGTGGTGCTGCAAAAGTCTAGACCCAAGGCTCAAGACCTGAGGGACCCCAAGGCGGTGAACCAAGCTTTGAGAACAGGTGGTCAGGTGCAAACATTCAAAAAAGCGGATGCCGGAGCAAATAAGAAGGCAGCCCCCCCTGCTGTAAATGCAAGAAAGCTGGACGAAGCTGAGGAGCCTGCGGCTTTGGGGCGGGTATCGACGGAGGTGAGGCAGGCCATACAAAAGGCGAgaattgagaaaaagatgaGCCAAGCTGAGCTAGCGAAGCAAATTAACGAGCGACCTCAGGTGGTTCAGGAGTACGAGAATGGGAAGGCTGTGCCTAATCAGGCTGTATTGGCTAAGGTGGAGAGAGTCTTGGGGGTTAAGCTTAGGGGATTAAGAAAATAA
- the LOC113775211 gene encoding aldehyde dehydrogenase family 2 member C4-like, with protein sequence MAVQSNGNGSLDSHVKVPVPQIKFTKLFINGEFVDSVSGKTFQTIDPRNREVIAEIAEGGKEDVDLAVKAAREAFDNGPWPRLPGFERRKIMMKFADLIDENNEELATLETIDAGKLFFLCKIMEIPGAAETIRYYAGAADKIHGETLKMSTALQGYTLHEPIGVVGHIIPWNFPSQMFAMKVGPALAAGCTMVVKPAEQTPLSALFYAHLAKLAGIPDGVLNVVTGFGQTAGAAISSHTDIDMVSFTGSTEVGRLVMQAAATSNLKPVCLELGGKSPILIFDDADVDKVTELALQGTLFNKGEICVAGSRVFVQEGIYDKFLLKLKEKVKNWVVGDPFDPTSHQGPQVNKKQYDRILSYIEHGKKEGATLFHGGKPCDRKGYYIEPTIFTDVTDEMKIAQEEIFGPVMSVFKFKTVEEAIKRANATKYGLAAGVMTNNINIANTVARSIRAGAIWINCYFAFDRDSPYGGYKMSGFGRDMGMDGLKKYLVVKAVATPIYNSPWL encoded by the exons ATGGCTGTCCAAAGTAACGGCAATGGAAGCTTGGATTCTCACGTCAAGGTTCCTGTTCCTCAGATAAAGTTCACCAAGCTCTTCATCAATGGAGAGTTCGTTGATTCTGTTTCAG GAAAGACTTTTCAGACAATAGATCCAAGAAACAGGGAGGTGATTGCAGAAATTGCCGAGGGGGGCAAGGAAGATGTCGATTTGGCTGTCAAAGCTGCCCGAGAAGCTTTTGACAACGGCCCATGGCCTCGTTTACCTGGCTTT GAGAGGCGCAAGATAATGATGAAGTTTGCAGACTTAATAGATGAAAACAATGAAGAATTAGCCACCTTGGAGACAATTGATGCTGGAAAATTGTTTTTCCTTTGCAAGATTATGGAAATTCCAGGAGCAGCAGAAACAATTCGCTACTATGCGGGTGCGGCAGATAAGATCCATGGGGAGACTCTGAAAATGTCGACCGCGCTACAGGGATACACATTGCATGAGCCCATCGGAGTTGTTGGACACATCATTCCCTGGAACTTCCCTAGTCAAATGTTTGCTATGAAGGTTGGCCCTGCATTAGCTGCTGGTTGCACCATGGTTGTCAAGCCTGCGGAACAAACGCCTCTGTCAGCTCTCTTTTACGCTCATTTAGCGAAGCTG GCTGGAATCCCCGATGGAGTGCTTAACGTTGTAACAGGATTCGGACAAACAGCTGGTGCGGCAATTAGCTCTCATACGGACATTGATATG GTAAGTTTCACGGGTTCTACGGAAGTAGGGCGGCTTGTCATGCAAGCTGCAGCAACAAGCAACTTGAAGCCCGTATGTCTAGAACTGGGAGGCAAGTCCCCCATTTTAATCTTCGATGATGCAGATGTTGACAAAGTAACAGAACTTGCACTGCAGGGAACTCTATTTAACAAG GGTGAAATATGTGTTGCTGGCTCTCGTGTTTTTGTTCAAGAGGGGATTTATGACAAGTTTCTACTGAAGTTGAAGGAGAAGGTGAAAAATTGGGTGGTCGGTGATCCTTTTGATCCAACTTCTCATCAAGGACCCCAA GTTAACAAGAAGCAGTACGATAGAATACTTTCATACATTGAGCACGGGAAGAAGGAAGGTGCCACCTTATTCCATGGTGGCAAGCCTTGTGACAGGAAGGGCTACTACATTGAGCCGACAATATTCACTGATGTCACG GATGAGATGAAAATTGCACAGGAAGAAATATTTGGGCCTGTTATGTCAGTGTTCAAATTCAA GACCGTTGAGGAGGCAATCAAGAGAGCAAACGCGACCAAATATGGACTGGCAGCGGGCGTTATGACTAACAACATTAACATTGCCAACACCGTCGCAAGATCAATTCGTGCGGGTGCTATCTGGATAAATTGTTACTTTGCCTTCGACAGAGACAGCCCTTATGGAGGCTACAAAATGAGTGGTTTTGGAAGAGACATGGGAATGGATGGCCTCAAGAAGTATCTTGTAGTTAAAGCTGTTGCTACTCCCATTTACAATTCACCTTGGCTGTAA
- the LOC113775913 gene encoding aldehyde dehydrogenase family 2 member C4-like — protein MAAVCNGKLEDSFMVPEIKFTKLFINGDFVDSVSGETYETIDPRSGEPTARIAEGDKEDVDLAVKAAREAFDNGPWPRFPGAGRRRLMMRFADLIDENVEEIAALEALDAGKLFHWLKAVDIPVVAETLRYYAGAADKIHGETLKMTRELQGYTLREPIGVVGIIIPWNYPSNLLFLKVGPALAAGCTVVIKPAEQTPLTALYFAHLAKKAGIPDGVFNVVPGYGHTAGAAISSHMEIDKVTFTGSTEVGRLVMEAAARSNLKPVSLELGGKNPFIVFDDADVGTAANLVLQGSLFNKGEVCVASSRIFVQEGIYEEFSNQLVEKAKTWIVGDPFDPRSNQGPQVDKKQYDKILSYIEIGKAEGATLLTGGKPCGDRGYYIEPTVFSNVEDDMRIAKEEIFGPVISLMKFKTVEEAIRRANATEYGLAAGILTNDLNIANTVSRSIRAGVIWINCYRAFDIDCPYGGYKMSGFGRDFGMQALDQYLQVKSVVTPLYSSPWL, from the exons ATGGCAGCTGTTTGCAATGGAAAATTAGAGGATTCCTTCATGGTTCCAGAGATAAAGTTCACCAAGCTATTCATCAATGGAGATTTTGTTGATTCTGTCTCAG GGGAGACATACGAGACAATTGATCCAAGATCTGGGGAACCAACAGCAAGAATTGCTGAAGGTGACAAGGAAGATGTTGATTTAGCTGTAAAGGCTGCACGAGAGGCTTTCGACAATGGCCCTTGGCCTCGTTTCCCTGGCGCC GGGAGAAGAAGATTAATGATGAGGTTCGCGGACTTAATTGATGAAAATGTAGAAGAAATAGCAGCCCTGGAAGCACTTGATGCTGGCAAGCTGTTCCATTGGCTCAAAGCCGTCGACATTCCAGTTGTAGCCGAGACTCTGCGATACTATGCAGGAGCAGCTGATAAAATCCACGGAGAAACTTTGAAGATGACAAGGGAACTTCAAGGTTACACGTTGCGCGAGCCAATTGGAGTCGTTGGAATCATCATTCCCTGGAACTATCCCagcaatcttctatttcttaAAGTTGGACCTGCATTAGCTGCAGGCTGCACAGTTGTCATAAAGCCAGCTGAACAGACTCCTCTTACAGCTCTTTACTTTGCCCATTTAGCAAAGAAA GCTGGCATTCCAGATGGCGTTTTTAATGTTGTACCCGGATATGGGCATACCGCTGGCGCTGCCATTTCATCTCACATGGAAATTGATAAG GTTACTTTTACCGGGTCCACAGAAGTTGGACGTTTAGTAATGGAAGCTGCAGCTAGAAGTAACTTGAAACCAGTCTCACTGGAACTTGGAGGCAAGAACCCTTTCATTGTCTTTGATGATGCAGATGTTGGTACTGCAGCTAATCTTGTACTTCAGGGCAGTCTATTTAACAAG GGCGAAGTCTGTGTAGCAAGTTCTCGTATTTTTGTCCAAGAAGGGATTTATGAAGAATTTTCCAACCAGTTAGTGGAGAAGGCAAAAACGTGGATTGTTGGTGATCCATTTGATCCTCGCTCAAATCAGGGGCCCCAA GTAGACAAGAAACAGTACGACAAAATACTATCATACATTGAAATTGGCAAGGCAGAAGGCGCCACATTGTTAACAGGTGGCAAACCATGCGGCGACAGGGGATATTACATTGAGCCAACTGTCTTCTCAAATGTCGAG GACGATATGCGAATAGCAAAGGAGGAAATCTTCGGACCGGTCATTTCGCTCATGAAATTCAA GACTGTTGAGGAGGCGATTAGGAGGGCCAATGCCACAGAGTATGGACTGGCGGCAGGCATTTTGACGAATGACTTGAACATAGCCAACACGGTGTCTAGATCAATCCGGGCAGGTGTCATTTGGATAAATTGTTACCGGGCCTTTGACATTGACTGCCCATATGGTGGGTACAAAATGAGTGGGTTTGGCAGAGATTTTGGAATGCAAGCCCTGGATCAGTATCTTCAAGTGAAGTCTGTTGTAACTCCTCTCTATAGTTCACCTTGGCTTTGA